A section of the Lathamus discolor isolate bLatDis1 chromosome 6, bLatDis1.hap1, whole genome shotgun sequence genome encodes:
- the RTN1 gene encoding reticulon-1 isoform X2, whose protein sequence is MQASADSTKMDCLWSNWKCQAIDLLYWRDIKQTGIVFGSLLLLLFSLTQFSVVSVVAYLALAGLSATISFRIYKSVLQAVQKTDEGHPFKAYLEMEMNLSQDQIQKYTDCLQLYVNSTVKELRRLFLVQDLVDSLKFAVLMWLLTYVGALFNGLTLLIMAVVSMFTLPVVYDKYQAQIDQYLGLVRTHINTVVAKIQAKIPGAKRKAE, encoded by the exons ATGCAAGCCAGTGCTGATTCTACCAAGATGGACTGTCTTTGGAGCAACTGGAAATGTCAGG CTATCGACCTGTTGTACTGGCGTGACATCAAGCAGACAGGGATCGTCTTTggcagcctcctgctgctgctcttctccctgACCCAGTTCAGCGTCGTCAGCGTTGTGGCCTATCTGGCCCTTGCCGGCCTCTCAGCCACCATTAGCTTCAGAATCTACAAGTCGGTCCTACAGGCTGTGCAGAAGACGGATGAGGGCCACCCCTTCAA AGCCTACTTGGAGATGGAAATGAATCTTTCACAGGATCAGATTCAGAAATACACAGACTGTCTGCAGCTATATGTCAACAGCACAGTCAAAGAGCTGAGGAGACTGTTTCTCGTTCAGGACCTCGTGGATTCTTTAAAA TTTGCAGTACTAATGTGGCTGCTGACTTATGTGGGAGCCCTCTTCAATGGCCTGACTCTTCTGATAATGG CTGTGGTGTCTATGTTTACGCTCCCTGTTGTATATGACAAGTACCAG GCACAGATTGATCAGTACTTGGGACTTGTGCGGACCCACATAAACACTGTTGTGGCAAA gATTCAAGCTAAAATCCCAGGTGCTAAGAGAAAGGCAGAGTAA